A single Asterias rubens chromosome 13, eAstRub1.3, whole genome shotgun sequence DNA region contains:
- the LOC117298291 gene encoding divergent protein kinase domain 2A-like gives MDTGITTVATNWGAMACFRRLCCRFCRIFSSPKCTRFFSVLLLVTMAFIYYNLFFFLSTNHLENPDFVGVNKCPACYGTSMCQEFSHGYLSLTSYSRMRFLDIVNVKNVFYGWHQKLNSDVILKRLGHNKELDSFDRDICKNAGAGVKCDVAKSIFKTKFSRVLETEMLTIADAEGLSDVVRCPSERLLERITAKFMEYIPAKTPKKDWKMMLMTTLAINPEPIMYMIFPKSEGWPFPQYYGACGRFIVQDYVGKPLKSYFQKDWMTRLDLAFQVMRIAEKLTNNDQGYGLYMTDVSPENFAVNEKGEVFIIDAENIIVVDKQKIKTDGKPLWDQQHQSFHDECKSHPGCLSFSSELLCKRHSSDHNYYAICHGLLANTPGKPDESTGLLHDPPEHLLEREELIRLIAECEMPSQQNGRYDAMQQLLQLLAKLTKRKN, from the exons ATGGATACTGGAATCACCACGGTAGCTACAAACTGGGGAGCCATGGCTTGCTTTAGACGTCTATGCTGTAGGTTCTGTCGGATCTTCTCATCACCAAAGTGCACCCGGTTCTTCTCCGTCCTTCTCCTCGTAACAATGGCCTTCATCTACTACAACCTTTTCTTCTTCCTCTCAACGAACCACCTAGAAAACCCGGACTTTGTGGGCGTCAATAAATGCCCGGCGTGTTACGGGACAAGCATGTGTCAGGAATTCAGCCACGGGTACCTCAGTTTGACGTCCTACTCAAGGATGAGGTTCCTTGACATCGTCAACGTGAAGAATGTCTTCTACGGTTGGCATCAAAAACTAAACTCCGATGTGATTTTAAAGCGCTTAGGCCATAACAAGGAACTTGACAGTTTTGACAGGGATATATGTAAGAATGCTGGCGCCGGAGTTAAATGCGACGTCGCGAAAAGTATTTTTAAGACTAAGTTCTCAAGGGTGTTAGAGACGGAGATGTTGACGATCGCGGATGCAGAGGGGCTTTCAGATGTCGTTAGATGTCCGTCGGAAAGACTATTAGAAAGGATTACAGCTAAGTTTATGGAGTACATTCCAGCCAAGACTCCGAAGAAAGACTGGAAGATGATGCTGATGACAACATTGGCTATTAATCCAGAGCCTATAATGTATATG ATATTTCCTAAATCAGAGGGCTGGCCATTTCCTCAGTATTATGGAGCATGTGGTCGTTTCATCGTTCAGGACTACGTCGGCAAACCATTAAAAAGCTACTTCCAAAAGGATTGGATGACACGACTAGATTTGGCATTTCAA GTGATGAGAATAGCTGAAAAGTTGACCAATAACGATCAAGGGTACGGACTCTACATGACTGACGTCAGCCCGGAAAACTTTGCTGTAAACGAAAAGGGAGAGGTTTTTATCATTGACGCTGAGAATATTATCGTCGTTGACAAACAGAAAATcaaaacag ATGGGAAACCATTGTGGGATCAGCAGCATCAGTCATTTCATGATGAATGTAAGAGCCACCCAGGATGTCTGTCTTTCTCATCAGAACTTCTCTGTAAACGCCACAGTAGCGACCACAACTACTATGCTATATGCCATGGATTACTAG CCAACACCCCTGGAAAACCTGACGAGTCTACAGGTCTACTCCACGACCCTCCAGAACACCTACTGGAAAGGGAAGAGCTGATTCGCCTGATTGCTGAGTGTGAGATGCCGAGTCAACAGAATGGCCGTTACGATGCCATGCAGCAACTCCTTCAACTTCTTGCCAAactcacaaaaagaaaaaactaa